Below is a window of Humulus lupulus chromosome 2, drHumLupu1.1, whole genome shotgun sequence DNA.
AATGAAGAGTAGCTATATTTGTTGGTTTAGAATCCCTACCTTGGCACTTCGTCTATCAAAATGATCTAATGCATCGTATAGTAAAGCTGCAGGTGATGTACTACCAATCTTAAAGATGGATTCAGTGGAATCAGGAACACGTTGTAGAAATTCCATGTTTGAGTTGGACAATATCCTCACTCCATCACACTCCGGGATAAGTATAATCGGTTCATCATAAAGATAACGCACAGGTTCCCCTCTTGGCCCCATCATCAAGAGCATATCATCCCAATAGAGCAACACAGAGTCCATTCCACACCAAGACAGCTGCTCCGGAGGAAGAGCTGACTGTACACGCTCAAACTAAGTTCAGACACATTCTCACAAATAATATATTCCACACTAATTGGTAAGATAAAATGAACATTCGAATGTGGAATTATGCAAACATCATTTCTACAACAAAATTAGCTCAAAAGCACTCGCAGCAATCAGAAAATAGCAATGTGATCATGTAGCAAAATCAGTACAAAACGAAAACCAGAAATGTACCTCACAATCTTGCTCGATGATAACTTGCCGCAGATCCGACGTCAAGACCAAAAGGCGCCCGTCGTGCGTGAACGAGGCGAGCCACTGACCATCGCGAGACACCGCCATTTTCTGCAAAGGCCCGCGCAGAACCTCTACGCCAAGCTCTTGAACCCCGTCCTCTTCCACGGCCAACACATAGGCACCGTCAACGCCAAGTAGTACCTCCACATTGCCGGACATCGTGTACTGTGGCTCGATCACAGCCATACAATGCGGAGGCTCCTCAATCCCAGGATTGGCCAGCTGCATAGACTTCGGATTCTTGAAATCTGGAATGCAAAACAATTGAATCGACTCAGTGATGCAAACGACTCCGTTTCCCCAGAAGACGCAATCCACTACGTTCTGCTCGAAGCACTCCTTGCCCATGGAGATGTTCGGCTCGAGAAGCTCCGCGTGGATGTTGTACCGGTAAACGGTTCCATCTTGGACGATGCAAGCTAGGGTTTGGTCATCGGTCCAAGCCATGCCAATCAATCTTCCGCCGGAATTTTTCCAAACGGTCTCGGAGAGCTGGACGCCGGCCGAATTGAAGATACGGAGCTTCCGGAGGGCAGATTCAGAGTGTAGCTGGACGATCTTAGAATCGTCGCGGATGACGGCGATTGGACCCCCGAAGGGCGCGCAGGCGACCTTGTTCCGGGTGAGGTCCATATGCTTCCAACCCATTCGATAAAGCTCCGGCTTACGGTAGTAGCGGTTATAGAGGAGCTGCCATTCGGCGGCGACCGAGACGTTCGCCATTGAATTTAGGGTTTTGGGTTTGGATTTCAAAGGTTAGAGAAAGCTATGGTTTCATTGATTGATCTGATCGGAGCTCGAATCTTCGTTCTGTAAATTGTTCATTTATTTGGGAATAGTACATTCAGAAAGAGAACATCGCAAAAACAAAAAATGATAATTAGAAAACCCACCCTTTGAATTTCGATAATTAAATTATTCTcctgaatttttaaaaattacaaaatcatGTCTATTACTTTCAATTTACAAATAAACCCATAAATTtggaaaattataataataaagctacACAGCACTTTATGTTTACTTCAACTTTAGTTTTAAATGTGATTTATTTTCAATTTTCAactcaattttttattatttctccAAAATAAAATTGTAGGAGGgtttgtaatttaaaaaattaaaagcaatttttataatttgattttaaaaaagtGAGAGGGGGATAAAAAACTTTGTTGGACCTACTGATAATGACAATAGTAAATCTAGTCGAGTTAATAACTTTTTTTAGTGTTGTGGTATAGTTAGCAtggttttttttagttgacgaaatAAAGCGTCAAGAGAAGCCTATTAAGTCCTACTAACAATACATAAACAAAAGAATTCAAAGTAATGAAATATTGAATCAAAGTAATTGAGCTACTGTAAAGGAATACAAAGGTTATAGAGCTTTTCTCAcccattttaatttaaattaaatatgtgAGAATGACATTATTTGCCTGTTAGACCCATTAGCCAATACTGATGCTAGAGGTGTTGTCATAGCTATTTGTGGGTCCTTAAGTCAGAATGTAGATCTCCAAATTAAATTATTGTCGAGAGAGGTTGCCAAAAGTTGGCAACGTTGCCATTTtgctttttattttaataaaaatatttttgattaGATAATAAAGgagaatataaaaatattaatattttaattttttttagtaatattgTAGAGTACTAGCATTGTAGATGATCTTAGGGTTATCTTTAGTATTTCTCAAGGCTATATAGTTGAGTACCAAATCTATGTTTGACAGTGAAAAAAGAGGATAGGAAAGATAAAAAATATtagtgaaaaaaaatattttttatttaagttgTATGGTATTAAGTTGAAAAATAAAGGAAAGTTATGTAGGTTTAAAATGTAGGTTATTTTAGTAAATTTTAACTTTCTTACTTTTATAAAAACTtaattcattcattttttttttcatttttgggaAGAAATTCTTTTTATTCTTCtctgtttttttctttctcaaattTTTCTCACTTGCCAAACAACCGCTATTTATCaaattttcttctctaaattttcTTTCTTCTCATTTTTCTGGTGGAGTGTGTACCAGTGTTGTACACTTATCTTGGTTACCAAATCTTTGAATTGAGAAGGGAAGAGAGCCTTGGTCAATATGTGAGCTACATTATTTTTGGTGGAGACATGGTTGAGATTCAGAGTGCCATTTTGAACTTTCTCACTAATAATGTGGCAATCTACGTCCACATGTTTGGTGTGCTCATGGAACTCCAATTGTAGATATGTGAATGGTATTGGTAGCATTATTCTCACAAAAGCCAGTTATAGGAGCTGTGTTATTAATCCTAAAGTCTCAAAGCAGAGCTAAAAGCTAGTTGATTTCGCACGTAGCATTTGCCATAATCATGTTTTCAGCTTCATCCGAAGAGATGAGGACTTGACCAAAAAAGATTCAGAATCCTGAAACTGATCATCTTGTGTCTGTGTAGCTTCCTCAATCAACATCACCAAATATTTTCAGTTGCAAATCAGGTGGGTCAAAGTTGGACTCTGTATATGTTTAGAGATGAGAACAAGTATTGGATGGAAAAAAAAGTAAATCTTGGCCCAGGCTACCTTTGAAGGACTGCAAAATAATGTGATGTGCAACTAGCTAAGGCAGTTAcagcaaaaaaaaatatttggtctTGTGATAGTTAGGCAAATAAGCTTGGTGATCTTTGAGTTCCTCTTCTTTATCTTTGCttaatttctttttataaaaaattcCAATAATTTATAAAACCCAATAAATATTCGTACCCAAAGGGCATACAATTATTACAATATATTGTCAAGTTTTGGGTGATGTGGTGTGGAAATATTTGTGGAAGGAGATGCTTTAACATTTGTGGCCCATATAAACCGAGGCTGAGGCGGTCTATaatacaaacatacacattttattattatttgaaaattcCAAACTGAATTGCAGCCATGGAAATTGAAAGCATAACTTCTTTACTTACTAATACCAAAAGACTAATAAAATTAATAGGTCACAGCAAAACATGGCTATGAATTTAAGAGCAATTACTTGTGTTTACCAAAACCCTTCTTCTCGTTCTTCTACTCCACCAATTCCAATAGCATCTCCCATACCAAAACACACTCACCAACTCATAAAgctccattcttcttcttcttcttcctcatttaGAGCACTTGCTCGCTCATCTCAAGGATCTGAAACTGAAACTGAAACTACTGAGCAGGAACCACCTCCTACTTCCTTTTCAGGTAAGTTTTAGCTTTATATTTTTATGGTTCCATTAAGGTAAAGATGgctgtttattattattattattttttgaattggTGAAGATGGTTACTCATACAATCTGCTATtagaagaaaatattttttttccttggTTATATTATGGTGCTAGTTAACAGAACCACAGTTCAGGTATCAAACCAAGTTATCATCAGCATTTAGTGGTAGGTGGCCAGTGGCCACTAGTACTATACTTGTATGTTCCAGACCTCATGATCACTATTGGGGCTGGGAGTCGGTTAGGTTATGATTCAAACAGGTCATGGGCCAAAGATTGCCACTTGGGTCCTTCCTTACCATAATTCTGGGCTTCTTACCTGTTTTGAGTATTGATTGATATAATTTAATATCAGAAATTAGAATTGTATCAATTAGAGTGTTTGACATTAAGTGGTGTTGAACACTATTGATACTCCCACAACAATATTTGATATCTTGGTGTGAAATATtttttgggttttaattaaggtTTTTAGTATATAGTTTCCCATCCTTAAAATTCTCTTATGTATAATTAGGCCATCAAATATAAACAGAAGTAGCTATAATAACACTAATGTATTAGATGTGTACAAGTACTTTCAATTTTTGATGAGCTATTTACAATAATTTATAACAAGTTTAAGAGTTATATTGCACAATTaaagcaaataaaaaaaaaagtgtcatACTTTGTGGCAAATTTACAAGAAATTTTAGGACATGAGCTCATTGTAAGAAATGTAAGGATTTGATTGCTTTTCATTTTCTAGGAACCACTAATAGTTCAATAAGCCCCTTTTGAACATAATATAGCAGTCGACACTTCTTGTGCTATATTATAAGCAAGAAAATTGGCTCTTATCTTAGAgtgtaattatgttattaataaaTCAAATTTCTGATGCTTAATTTTCTTTAAAGGTCCTTTGACCTCTGCTCGTTCACAGCTTGATCTTCTGGAGCAGCTTACCTCCACTACCAGCCCATCAGCTAATGGTATGTGAAACTCTATTAATTCCTTCAACATATACATTTCACTTCAATGCTATTTAGGTTTATATCATTTTGGCTCTTATATTTTGCACTTTTACCTCTCTTTTGAAAAATATCTTTTTAGACTAATGTTTTCAAAATAATCTCCTAGGTTCAAtttttgatcaaaatatttttcGATATGAACAAAAAAAGAAGTGAAATATAACTATTTGGTACTTTGTGATTTATGGAAATACAgacttggtaccctatgtttttaataatgctcatCTGGTACCCTGaaatttaaaattgtacatatttggtaccctgaactcaaattttaacaattttaccaAATTGTCCTCAATTATATGCAATTAAATTTTGAGTttaaaactcatataattgagtaCAGTTTGATCATATCGATAAAATTTAAGTTCaaggtactaaatatgtacgaaTTCAAATTATAAGGTATTagatgagtattattgaaaatataaggtaccaaatatgtattttAACAAAACACAGAGAACCAAATAAGTATTTGCGTAAAAAAGAAGTTATGGTAAGGTTTAAGAGGTGTTAAAATATTCGTAATGATGAGCCAGGTTATGAGAGTGATGGTAGGTCTGGGAAGCCGAGCATTCGTGATCAACTTGCTGAGCTTGTTAGAGACAGAGATGGTGATTTCAGCATACCATTGGGTAAGAATTTGAAGAAAGTGAGTGCCAAGTTCTTGACCATCTCACAGAAGAGAAATATCAAAAGACAAACTTACATGAATGAAGTTTCTCAAAGGAATGATTCTGTTTTCTTTGCCACCATTGGTGCCTTTGTAATCCTTCCCCCTATTCTGATATTGGGTATTGCCATTGCAACTGGTTATGTGCAACTTTTTCCTTAATTGACTCATATTGtattgtataaatttatatatatatatattatgtgtatATAAGGATAAGAATTTTAGGTTGTTGATGGTTGTTACATTACTCTAAAAGTGTCTTAAGTACTTTCAATCATTTAAGGTAAGAGAATTATATAGTCATTGAATTTAGAATCATTGTCTTTTTTGACTAATCTTTGGGTGTAAAAAGTCAGCAAGAGAAAATCTTAAAAATGTCAAAGATTATATGGTTGAGCCTTGAATTTATCTCAAGAAATTTGGAATTGCTATGATGACCAAAATTGAATTTGAGAATTCAATGCACTTGATGAGATTAAACTAATTTCAAaaagtttttttgttttaattattatttctcaTTGCAAATTTTAACTGGTAAAGGTCCAAAATTTTCATTACACAATCCAATATACAAACAAACTTCAAAACAGTGATATCTGTTTCAGTAATAATATCCATTATACAATCTTATGAGTAGAAATCTACAGCCCAACACTGGGTTCTAAAAACCAATGTGTCCCATCTCTGGGAATATTtaacaaaaaaaagaagaaaaagaaaaacaagaaatgaAATTTTCTGGTTAGTAAAATAagtaatataattaattaatatataatttttttctcagCAAGACTCCATAGCCAATTCTTTTTGCTTTTCTTTTGGAGGAGCCTCAGGCATTGGATCTGTAGTAGTGCCCAAAATCACTCCTTGTTTTTGTATATAACTCCATTTGTCTTGGAACAGGTAAAAAAGGCATATGAAACTTATTTGAGCAGTGAAAAGTGAGGTCCAAATCCCTACTTTTTTTGATGTTTTCTCATGAAAGGCTTGTAAACCTGAATATATGCTAAACACTCCCAATAATGACACTGTAGTTCCAAGAATCCAATGTGCAAAAAACCAAACACTCCTTCCCTTAGCCCCCCTGTAGACATAAGAAAACTCAAAATTGTAAATATTGATTCAAGAAAAagaattgaaaatatatatacaatagggaaggtaactatttggtaccctatgtttttgcaaagtatcgttttggtaccatgtgtttataataatatttatttggtacccagtattttgaaatcgtacatatttggtacattgtattttaaaatcatatatattttgtaccctaaactcaaatttaattaataaaattttatcaatttaatcaattatataaagtccaaatttaaatttaattacttaattacatataactaatgacaatttgataatattgacaaaattttatctatcaaatctgagtgtagggtatcaaatatgtataattttaaaatatagagtaccatataagcattattgaaaacagagggtaccaaaataatactttgtaaaaatatAAGGTAACCCTATAAAATATTGATTTGCCCATTTTGAGCAATACCCAGATGTAATTAATTTCACATGATTTTCTGAGAAAGTGTTTGGTGTTTTACCTGTTTGGCCTGAAGAACCCAATAATGACTTGGAGCCAGATTATTCCATACAAGGCTACCCCTATTCTTTGGTGATTATTGTTGAATGTGTTGTTGAAGTTTTTGATGGACAAAACTGCTCCTGCTGTTGCAAGAAGTACAGCCAGAGCCTGTACAGCCAAAAATCactcattaaaataaaaaaagaagtaAAAGTAGACATAATGATATACttattttttatacttagttaTTTTGTGACTAAACTAATATGTTGATACACCTAACATCATAATTGTTGTTCATGGCACATATGCTTTAAATTGTGTAACAATAAGATCAGATAGCCTTTAATTTAAACTGTCTTTTCTTGCTCTCCAAGCTTCATGATAATCCCATTAAGAGATAACCTGATGAGTTAGTAAAGTTAACTTTGTTGTTTTTTTAGTTATCCAACAAATCTGTGGGCTACATCAAATATTTGCTAGCTATGAAGTAGTTTGTTCTAATTTCTCTTTCACCATCATTAAAAGTTGAGTTGTGGGGTATCTACATTTCAATAATCAAAGGTTCAAGCATAAATGGTATCTTTTGGAAGACTGTAGGGATATTGTTTGTAAAGTAAAGtaatcaaaaacaaaaaaaaaaattaaaagaggttaaaaagttaaaaaaaacacATTGGGTTGGTTAATCTAGATTGTATAATAACAtggtatttttttattgttactataaataaataataataataataataaagaatacaAAGTCTCACCTGTGAAATAAGATGAATCTGGAAAAGAACTCTGAGTCTTCTTCCACATTCTTCTCTGTTTGACATTCTTATAGTGAGGATCCCAATAGGCATAAAAAATCCCATTGAAGCCCAGAGAAGAAATCCATGAATTGTAATATTAAACAATAGTTTATGATCCATCTGTAATGATATCATACATATATGGGTGTCAGTGTCATATATTACCAAGCTCAGAATTAAAtgataaaaacaaaacaaaacaaaataccTTAATGATGTTGTCTTTGTTGATCATATGAGTATCTACTCTTTCCACATTTATTTCTTGAGATGAGCAGAGgagaggtagaagaagaagaagaagactttTTTGAATACAGAAAGAAACCATTTTGAGCTGAAATCCCATCTTTAAAACCAGCAAAAGCATAAAGTGAAAGAACCTTCTTGTGCTGATATGATAATAAAGCTGTGAACTTCAGTTATAAAGGGAAGTGAAAAATAATGCTTAACAGCATTAGCATAAGATATGAGTCACTAGTACTCGATGAACTcgaggaaaggaaaagaaaaaaaacaaaacaaaacaaaacaatagCTACTGAAGCATGATACTACTTGGGTTTTGTGAAGCAAAATAGTAGTGCCCACTTGATTGTTTTCTTCCTAACTTTCTCTCTCACTTTCTCAGGAAAATGTCAGACATGTGTCATCTTTGTGCCTCAGAAAAACAAAACCCGGCTGACCCATTTACCATTCCTGCCTCACAAATCTAACGAGAGCAAATATCTGTCAAAGAAAGGTTGAGTTCTAGTGTTCTTCAAACtcaatatttatttttctttggttttttttcagagagagagagagagagagccaaaGTAGTGGGATTCTTTATAAAGATTGAAAGGTATGTGTGTACATAAAAATTGCATGGATCTTATTCTTGATGCATTAGGTGAGAAAAAAAATGCATACTTGAGTAAAATAAAGAaagtggaaagaaaaaaaaaagaagtgggGAATGGGATTGGATTGAGATTTCAACTTCTGTGGGGTATTTCTTCAACTTTGACAGCctttttgtttgtttaatttttatttaaaaagagaaaagaatTGGTGGTATATTGGAAAAGAAAGTGGGCATTTTTTCAGAGCAAATGGAATGTCTGGTTTTCAACTGAGGTATATGAAATtgttatatatgtacatatatatataaatataaagttgattgtttttttttttggtaggtTTTTGTGTGTGTAACATTATCTTCTGCCTCCCACTACTGACACTCTTCTATGTATTACATTATATAGGTTTTGAAAGTATACAAAAACAGAGAAAACTAATATTTATAATTTCACACACTAAGAAAATATGTATTTATAATGTCATGCCAACCCAATGTAGAAAATAATGTAACAAAGTGtggaaaataatatattttttagcaCAAGTTGAAAAATCATAGGATGAAGAATAATaccataaaatttaaataattattggacagttactttttttctttttctattttagTCCATGAGATGCTTTCCAAAGCTCTTTTATTTTACTAGGGCAAAATAACAGTATTCAATACATGTGGTTGATTGTTGAATTGCAAAAtcctttttaatatattttacaaattaataattttttttattttacttactCACTGGTTATGTAGTCTAGTAGTTTattgagacatgcatggttaaaATTTTGTAATTGTATAAGTTTCTTGGGGACATGTTTTGACTAGAGAGTTTAAATGTTATGATTCTCTGAGTCAGAGATAgctttaaaagaaaagaaaatctcTTATGATTATGCACATTAAATTTACGTGAATAAAAGGAACATGTATATGTAGCTTTCAATAATCtctatctatacatatatatatatatttattaattgtgTGGACAGAAACCTCATGTACTAAAGTCATTAATAATATTGTGACAGTGACACAAGTACTACTGTTCTTCCCATCATCTTAAGCCTTTTataatgttttgttttgttttattattattaaaaataaaaaaggaaagaaagctTTGTATTAAAAAACATGTGATGATCCATTTAATAAAAAAAGTATTGAATTGGGTCAAGCATTGGAGAATATGTGATGGCTTGTTGCTTCTCTAtcacttttgttttgttttgtttttaattaattaattgttctCTTTATTATTTGGTGGGCTTATTTCATCTCCTATATATCATCACTACACAGGCTAATCCAAGCTGTTGAAAATTAtagtaagtatatatatattatatgttgagaatgattttatttggcaaaaattaaattcacaatcaagttttaagttctactAGAGCACTCACAGTAGGTGCTCTACTCTATCCTTTAAAATACCtcatcaaaatacacatttttctattttacctctaagttttacattataccatatatcagttttttttatatatttctttacatcatttaaatattatatctttaaacatattttattacttaaagtaaaataaaataattaaaaaagaaaaaaaataaatatttactaaatagagagagaaaagttataaaaaaatattaaaatattatataaaggatatgtaaatgttatgtaaatgtagatatagattaattggaatttgtgcatagctattataaatatatgtataaaggagccgatggaagatgtttttatgagttttagctaaatattataaagaaatggtagtataaaatatatcacaaaaacatacatttttataatttacctcaaaacttttacattataccatacatctgcttctttacattatttatatattatatttttaaaaatattttatttattttaaaaaataaaataattaaacataatagtatcacactcatatatatacaaaagtttataaaaaaataataaaatatttatagcttgatgaatagtatttcactacatataaagaaatactattcatttaggtaaaaaaatataattttacatcaTCCAATGGAAGGCTACTTaactattttttctctatattataaagaataacacATACATTTTTAGAGTCCGTATTTTGTAcaattacttgtttggaccctgtgttttgataaattactttttggaccctatattttataaaatggttcaaatagaaccctaaacccgattttggttaaAGTTTtttcaactgaaatcacaaataattcatcaaattaacaattcagaacaaaaataaaatcattctgtttaaaaactgtgttgttatatttaattttttcttcatcaaaattgattttaggggtctatttgaactattttacaaaatatatggtctaaaaataatttttttaaaacacagggtccaaacaggtaattggaaaaaatacaggatccaaaaatgtataaactcttCTATAAATAATAGTATTAAGTTTTATTGTttaccaataattttttttaatttgttttatataataAGATGTGcaaaaatatttgaaaatatataatatgtaGAAAAATTTAGATTTctgctaaaaaaaaattaactaattgAATTGAATTGCAATTGTTTTTGAAACTTAAAGACTCAGTATAAAAATGATCCTTTATGTAATATATTTAAGCTAAAATCCCTTCATAAGAAAAGCAAatagatcatatatatatatatatatatatcacagtATAGAATGGTCCCAAGAGAATAAAAATCAGTATATAGAAGTTCAATCAGGTACACCCAAAGGAGATATTAACATCGTTAATAAAGCACTCTTTTTATTATGGAGATTAAATTctcatatatatttaaatttgagaaAGTTATTTGGGTGGTGTGGTCCCATTCTTTGTTGATTAATAGTATTCATCATCATGATGATATTTTGGAAGTTATAGGCTTTGTTTGTTTTCTTGTTTAGGGAAGATCAAATAGATTCTTTCATCAATTGTCTCTTCTGTTCTTCCTGTGATGCACTATAGCCTATATACTACGATCAATCTAATTGAAACCCACCAAATTTTAGACGAGTCTTACATTAACAATatcaattattataataatggtgCAGTAATTATGCATTAGTTTTGACTTTTTTTAACATGTTAGAGAGTTTAGGGATGACATAAGGTAGGTTACGAGTAGGATATGCCTATTCCACGATTTTACCATATAAAATAAGTTCTACTCATACTTTATCTTATTATCTTATAATTTTTTGCGGATAGGGTATGAGTATTACCCTAACGGATATAGGGTAGTCATGTGTATCCTTATCCtaataaaataaattgaaaaaaatcaatatattatacttaagtattaaaaatagtaaataccAACAAgtcattatttatatttataaaatcaataaaaatataatataatgtgatAGAGATTGTAAAAGTTAATATGATATATTATCTTTATTTATACTTGTAAAgttatttaaaatgtaatataATGTGTTAATAATCCTAAATATTAATAGGATATATTATATTTAGAATATGTACGtagtatatattaattaattttataaatttagatcattaagtatttaatttttattgtataaattataattaaaattttatattaattatttataatatatcgCATGACACGTATTTATATTTATAAGATATACTAATATttctatttatcttttaatttatcttataaattttattttatatttttttaaaatataattaaatttcaaatttattcataaaaaattacatataaacatgcaaataactataaaaatatatacacatataattcGGTAGAGTAGTAGGATTGGGTACACCTATACCCATACCCTACCATATACCCGCATCAGGTACATGTTTTTATATCCTCATCCTATCATAAACCCTAATTTATCGGGTAATACCATACCCATCAAAATAAGTACTCATGAATAAGTGAGTTTTTCTAGTAAAATTGTCATCCCTAGCTTTGCTctactttttttctttctttctttctataaaaatatatatgattaAGTTTCGTTATTTTTCTATTTACGGCTTTTGTATTAATATATTACTGATACGTCCAAATGGTGAAAAAGAAAATGTAATGAAGCTTTACTTTTATAATGCATATAATATGTCTTTGTGTTTTACTTTCGAAATAATGAGTGCAATTAGTGGTAATTTTtactataaattaataatatact
It encodes the following:
- the LOC133817277 gene encoding uncharacterized protein LOC133817277 — encoded protein: MAMNLRAITCVYQNPSSRSSTPPIPIASPIPKHTHQLIKLHSSSSSSSFRALARSSQGSETETETTEQEPPPTSFSGPLTSARSQLDLLEQLTSTTSPSANGYESDGRSGKPSIRDQLAELVRDRDGDFSIPLGKNLKKVSAKFLTISQKRNIKRQTYMNEVSQRNDSVFFATIGAFVILPPILILGIAIATGYVQLFP
- the LOC133817276 gene encoding cytochrome b561 domain-containing protein At2g30890-like, yielding MLLLVLKMGFQLKMVSFCIQKSLLLLLLPLLCSSQEINVERVDTHMINKDNIIKMDHKLLFNITIHGFLLWASMGFFMPIGILTIRMSNREECGRRLRVLFQIHLISQALAVLLATAGAVLSIKNFNNTFNNNHQRIGVALYGIIWLQVIIGFFRPNRGAKGRSVWFFAHWILGTTVSLLGVFSIYSGLQAFHEKTSKKVGIWTSLFTAQISFICLFYLFQDKWSYIQKQGVILGTTTDPMPEAPPKEKQKELAMESC